The genomic stretch AAGGAAAATGCCCGAGCTGATGACAGCCGCCAACGGGATCAGACCCCAAAGCGAGCCACCAAACATTTTGCCAATGAGCACGATGCCGAAGAAGACGGCGGCGCAGAGGACATTGGCGCGGGCTTCGATGCTCTCAAACATTCCCTCGAAGCTGATGCTCGGGGTCGGGTGGAAGAGCACGTTGGTCGCCTCGCCGTGGATGGGCACGTCTGAGGTGGCGCCCTTGTGGACGGGGTCCGGGGGGGCGGTTTCATCTTGGGCTTTTCGGTATTCCTCGCCGGACTGGTCCGGTGATGTGGCCAAGGTTGTGGGTTTGTTCAGATTCGCGTTGGGGACGGTTAACTGGCGGATTTTGTGTGTCAGCACGGCCTCCATCTGTGTACCACCATGATGAAAAAGGGAAACTAACCTTGGGCTCGGCAGCGTTCTTGACATGGTCGGAGGTGATGTCTACTACTTCGACTTCGTTTCCCGTTACGGGGTCGGTCACGGTACGCCTGTTTTTGCCGGCGCTGTGGGTGGGTACGTGATCTTGAACGTCGCCGCCGTTGGCTTGGGGCTGAACGGGTCCATGGCGGAGGCGGTGCTCGCGCTCTTCGACCTTTTTGTCTCGGTTCTTCTTGTCTCGGTCGAGGCTTTCGGCGAACTGCTTGATGTTTGGGATGCGGTTGGTGCCGGAGTAGTGCTGGCCCGTTACCGGGTATTGGTGGGCTTGGTAGTTGCTCATTGTTGCTGGTTATTCATGAATGAATCGTCTATCATTGAACTTGACGTCGACCAATGAATCCTTAAGAGGGTGCAGGTTGTACCCTTGGAGAAAGGCAACGGCAGCAGCTGTAGGTGGGAGTAACCTACTGCATGAAACATTGAAGGGTGGGTAGGAGGGGAAGTGGAAAGGTAGGTAAGGAGGAcgggtaggtaggtaggtattaAATTGCTATGTAATGTAAATGGGCGTTCAGCCTcaacgagagagagagagagcgacTATTATATCATAGgcagctccccctcccggccACACCCAGTTCCGGTTTCTCAGGCGAGTACGAGAGTTTCAGATGACAACAAAGCTTCGGGAAGGGGGAagctcctcctgctcttaTTACGTAGCACGAGAAATATGTGACAGCCCTACACCACCAGAAAGAGCTTTGAAACAAGACAATCAGTGAACAGGCAAGGATGAGAGGTAGGTATCCTGGTTGGTGGATCATGGAGGGAAAGGAGATGAATGgatgggttttgggggggatggagatgtATGACgtctgtggttgtggttggtttgggttgggtgatGTCATGGGGCCCCACTTTTAACGTGTGAGTATGTAAGTGGGAGGGAGTAAAGGCTCATGCTATAGAAACACGCAGCTTGGGAAGTTGTGGGGAATGGAAAAAGATGGGACGGGGATCTGTGTTACCGAtcttttgggagggggaagggtggtgggatCTGATCGGAGGGGGTGTCAACCGAGATCAAGATATActgagggggggggtttgaggatCATCTCGACGTGTGTTTTCAGGATAACTCAAATGGAGAGAGAACAGTGTGGTATTGATGCAAATTTGTATTTCATTTTAgatttcctctcctctcggGAGATTTTGTAACACATGATTATTTGGTATCCAATTCCCATCATATCCATCATGTTCATGTCCATCATATACATATTCCCAGCCCTTCCCAATCCAATCCATCTCTTCCCAATCCTGATGCCAGAGAGacccccccgccccaaaaaaaaaaatcaaccTCTCACCTAGgcaatcaaccccccctcagcCACCCTCCACGGCGCACCCACCGGCCTAGCAGTCATAGTCGGggtcccctcctccatctccacatcctcccccctcaccatgACTCTCCCCTTCCCTTGGTAGGTATAATGATTGttttcctcctgctcctccacagAAGTAAAAGAACTACTATCGCTCATCTCCACATCCTGTCCATTCCCGCCCCCAGCCGAGCTGATCGATCCTCTCAAACTCGAAGAATACCCGATTGTATGCTCAAACACGCTGTCTTGGGTGGACGAGGCGATGGATTCCACGCTGGGAGTGGGGGGCTCAATCGCCATTGCAGAGGAtagttgatgatgagcagTTGTTTGGATGGAGAGGtagggttgttgttgttgctggttaGGCATGGAAATATCCGCGTCGGAGGAATACCCCGAGTACCCTGATGAGTTGGACCAAGAACCCGGGCTTGAATGTGGGATGGGCAGCAATGAAgaagggatgggggttggctccctctcctctcggGTCTGttgttgctcttgttgttgttgttgttgttgttgttgttgttgttgttgttgttgtgtgaTAGCAGGAGGAGCAACCGCCATCCCCATTCTGTTCGTGCCGACTGTTGATTTTGTTTGTCTACCCCTTGGTCTTGGAGCCGGGAGCGCAATCACAGGGACGGTAGTCGAGGCAGCCAGGGGGTGCTTTTTCCCTGCTGTTGGGATCGCCAGCGTTGGTAccgctgttgctggggtggttgatgaagaagaagggagactctcctccccgtcttcgTCCTGTCCAATCGTCCAgacccacctcctcttcttctccctccttttcccgccCTTTTTCCTGATGCCGCCTGTGGAAGTAGGCGACAAagctgatgaggaggaagtagTGGGTGTGCTGGCCCTCATGTCGGCCATGCGACGTCGCATTTCCTCAAACGGACCCGGTGTTTGCCCCCCGTCGCGGGTCAGGTTGGAGTAAGCCATGGTTTGGTCCAAGACTGTGGAGTTACTGTCAAGGTCGCCTTCGTCAGAGGTGACGGAGGGGCtgacgggggtggtgtcgtcgtcggctaCTAGGAGATCAATATGTGATCGGGTGTATTTGTGGGTTGTTATCGTTTGTTCCAGGGGTGAGTTATACGCCACGCGCCTGGCGGCTCTTtcttggaggcggagggaggtCCGCCTGGGGGAAATGTTCTGCCCTGTGGAGGGTGACAGGTTGGTGGTCAATGGTGGCAAGGGGGAGTTGCGGAGGATGGACCGTAGAGACCGGGGGTGGGTGTAGGGGAGCTTGGGGGTCATGTTGGCTGGCAAGGTGTTGGTTCTTCTTTTGAGGGATTGTGATGGCAATGATGAAGCTGGAGCGGTGCTCTCTTGTTGAGACTGATTTTGATGCCGTGATGGGAGACCGGGCTTATTGGTGCTGTCAAAGGTAAAGACACGAGCGTTTGcgtcttgggcttgggcggATAATGGGGGGGTGGCGGTCATGGCGCTGGGGAATTGGACCTCGCGgctgatggcgatggcggggGATAGTGGCTGCGCAGTGAGAGGTGTGTCGAGATATGGACCTAAATAGGGGGTGTGCCTGGCTTTGGCGgttgctgccgttgctgttgctggcgcGGCatcttgggtttgggtttggagcCGCAGTATTGGCCTACCGCTCAGCAGAGCCGTTGGCGGGTTTTCTTGAATCGGCGTTGAGCGGTCGACAGCGGTAGCGTAGACGTTTGACAGTGTGTTGAAGGCCGTGGGCGATTTCATGTCTACCGCTgccgccaccctcctcgatgTCCGTACACTGGGGCCATTGGCGATGGCTGTGATTTGAAGAGAGAGGCGTGGTCTCTTTGGTGGGCTCTGTGGTGATGTCGCCATCTTTCCTTCCTCTAGACAATCCCGAATTCCAAGCCAGCTGGAAAAGGGACGGCAGATCTGATATCAAAGCGCACACGGTAGTTGTGTGGGTGAGCCAGAGATCCGGTATCTCAGTCGCGGACGGGAGATGGGCGGCTATATAGTATAGAGTACACTAAACAGTCAtcgagagcgagagagagagagagagagagagagagagggtgggggggtagCAAGGGGGGAAGCGCCAGACCGGGGGTGTTCGGGACTAATGCGCATGCGGCATTAGGGCACAAGTATAGACGCGATCAACTCCTCTTCTCTGGCCGTGTGTGTCCCTCAACCTGGGCTGCTAGTGGTTGGCACACCAGATGCATATTGCAGGCGCAAGCGCCCAACGACCCAATCAGAGCGGCCGACACCGCATGCAGAGCGCATGCAGGCCAAGTCACATCGCGTCTATTCAAGAACCATGATTCTcactctctgtctctctttctctttttctcctctctTTTTAGAAGCGTCCCCCTGGGGATACGGTGAGTCCTGATTCTTGTTGTTAGTTAGCCATTCCTTCAGGATCCCACCGCCTCGTACACTACTCTTCTAGAATGTTTTCCCCGTCATCACAGCCCCCAAGATGTTTGCCTATTGAAATTAGTACCAATCCTTTCCAAGGCGAGGCTTGGGCTGTCCTCCGTCCGTCTATCCCCCAAATAATCACCAGGGTCTCCCGCATTATGACCGGGCGGGCCATCGGATCTCgtgctgggctgggctgggctggctgcCCTTCTCCAGACCGACTGCGTAAAGTGGTGTGTACCGGAGTAAAGTACGTAAGCATGGAGGTACCGTACAACGAAATCTGTCAGCCAGCTGTGTCACACAGATCTAGACGAGAAAGAACCAAGTTTGACGCCGTCCACGTGCTATGCCCAAAATAaaccctttcccccctccaacgcACTCGATTTGATCTTCCGAGCCGGGCCCTTGCCAACTGAGGCGAACGGGACGCCCGGCTGGATTCGGTTTctgcaaaacaaaaaaaacaaaaaagaatgTTTCTAAAAGTCGGTCGGATAGCAAACATTCCGTTCCCTTTTGTCCAGgattcttctttttccttcaGATCCTTTAAAAGAAGCTTTAAGTTCTTGCGCTTTTTGTGGAGCCGATTCCCCACCTTCCGTCTGAGCGGTGTCCGCCTGTTCTCCAGATTCCAGGTGTGCACGGACGTGTTGGGGTGGACAGCAGGGCAAGCCCAGTACTGAAGAGGGAAAGCGCGGGGGATTAAAATAGAACGACCCCAGAAGCTGAGCTACACTACGCTAGCCATCCTGTCCCAGCATGTCGGTTTAGGGAATATTGAAACTACCAAGACGATAAACCCCTCGATTGATTATCCTCGAGGATGACGAAAATGTAAACAAAACGAAACAGAAAGAaacaacacacacatcaTGGACATGGACATGGACAACCTGGACTCCAAGAGGAAGGCGCCACGCCGAAAAGGAGACGACCGGGTCATCCTGCATTTTGTAAGTGGCCATTTCATTCTCCGTCCCCTACAGTGCTGTCTTTTCTCGTCCTTCCCGTTTTGGTGGATGTCTAACCTTACCTCTATATCAAAATGGTTACTTTTTCCGGAACCTCAGCTAACACCTTCACCCGCACCCTATCCAGGATCTAGATTGCTTCTACGCACAGGCATGTAAATTTCTGAAATCCTCTTATTATTCAATATCCTACCGCGTCGTCATACATAATAATAGACATGTAACCTTGCTCACATTTCATTCCGATCCGTCCCCTTTGCTTATTCTTGAACCAGCCCATTAACACAGTGTGCAAAAAACACAGTGCATCGAAAACGCCAACCCCCA from Podospora pseudopauciseta strain CBS 411.78 chromosome 3, whole genome shotgun sequence encodes the following:
- a CDS encoding hypothetical protein (EggNog:ENOG503P20P) is translated as MATSPQSPPKRPRLSLQITAIANGPSVRTSRRVAAAVDMKSPTAFNTLSNVYATAVDRSTPIQENPPTALLSGRPILRLQTQTQDAAPATATAATAKARHTPYLGPYLDTPLTAQPLSPAIAISREVQFPSAMTATPPLSAQAQDANARVFTFDSTNKPGLPSRHQNQSQQESTAPASSLPSQSLKRRTNTLPANMTPKLPYTHPRSLRSILRNSPLPPLTTNLSPSTGQNISPRRTSLRLQERAARRVAYNSPLEQTITTHKYTRSHIDLLVADDDTTPVSPSVTSDEGDLDSNSTVLDQTMAYSNLTRDGGQTPGPFEEMRRRMADMRASTPTTSSSSALSPTSTGGIRKKGGKRREKKRRWVWTIGQDEDGEESLPSSSSTTPATAVPTLAIPTAGKKHPLAASTTVPVIALPAPRPRGRQTKSTVGTNRMGMAVAPPAITQQQQQQQQQQQQQQQEQQQTREEREPTPIPSSLLPIPHSSPGSWSNSSGYSGYSSDADISMPNQQQQQPYLSIQTTAHHQLSSAMAIEPPTPSVESIASSTQDSVFEHTIGYSSSLRGSISSAGGGNGQDVEMSDSSSFTSVEEQEENNHYTYQGKGRVMVRGEDVEMEEGTPTMTARPVGAPWRVAEGGLIA